A genomic stretch from Arachis stenosperma cultivar V10309 chromosome 3, arast.V10309.gnm1.PFL2, whole genome shotgun sequence includes:
- the LOC130967280 gene encoding isoflavone 3'-hydroxylase-like, whose amino-acid sequence MEPFLYYSIFTTIVAFVIIITLTKTNTSLSNKKNLPPCPPTLPIIGNLHHLKPRVHRTFHALSQTYGHIFSLWFGSRLVVVVSCPTLAQQCLTKYDNVLANRPRFLTGKYLFYNHTSLVCSSNNDHWRNLRRIATMDVLSTPRLNSFFETRRDEVTRFIRNLVADTSMGFARVQLRPRITEMLLNNMMRMISGKRNNEYGKDDCNNGRDDNGAGWFREIIEEILSLVDANNKSDFLPLLRWFDFDGFVKRLKRVGEEADVFWQGLLEEHRNGEHGNNDTMIQHLLLLQKLQPNYYTDHIIKGLIQDMLLAGTSTTVLTIEWTLSALLNHPEILRKAKDEIDNHIGKDRLVDESDIPNLPYLQNIIHETLRLYSPSPLLLPHFSSDEVNIGGFTIPRDTIVLINSWAMRRDPKIWGDDVECFKPERFEKEGEANKLMAFGLGRRACPGSGLANRIMGLALGLLVQCFEWERLNHEEIDMREDKGFTFAKLVPLEAMCKARPISKKLVKHEI is encoded by the exons ATGGAACCTTTTTTGTATTACTCCATTTTCACAACTATTGTTGCCTTCGTCATTATCATCACTCTCACCAAGACAAACACAAGCCTCAGTAATAAGAAGAACCTTCCACCATGTCCACCAACACTTCCCATAATAGGCAACCTACACCACTTGAAGCCCCGTGTCCACCGAACTTTTCACGCTCTTTCCCAAACCTACGGCCACATTTTCTCTCTCTGGTTCGGCTCTCGCCTCGTCGTCGTTGTGTCCTGTCCAACCCTAGCCCAACAATGCCTCACCAAATACGACAACGTTTTGGCAAACCGCCCTCGTTTTCTCACCGGAAAGTACCTCTTTTATAACCATACCAGCTTGGTGTGCTCTTCCAACAATGACCACTGGCGCAACCTTCGTCGTATAGCCACCATGGACGTTCTCTCGACGCCCCGTCTCAACTCCTTCTTCGAAACTCGTAGGGACGAGGTCACCAGGTTCATAAGAAACTTGGTGGCAGACACGTCCATGGGGTTCGCTAGGGTGCAACTGAGGCCCAGGATAACGGAGATGTTACTCAACAATATGATGAGGATGATCTCCGGAAAGAGGAATAATGAATATGGCAAAGACGACTGCAATAATGGCAGGGATGACAACGGAGCAGGATGGTTTAGAGAGATCATCGAAGAGATCCTGTCGTTGGTGGATGCGAACAACAAGAGTGACTTCTTGCCTTTGCTTAGGTGGTTTGATTTTGATGGATTTGTGAAGAGATTGAAGAGAGTTGGTGAAGAAGCTGACGTGTTTTGGCAAGGACTCCTTGAAGAGCATCGCAACGGGGAGCATGGTAATAACGATACCATGATACAACATCTCTTGCTTCTTCAAAAATTGCAACCTAACTACTACACGGATCATATTATCAAAGGCCTTATTCAG GATATGTTGCTTGCTGGAACAAGCACAACGGTTCTAACTATTGAGTGGACCTTATCCGCTTTGTTGAATCACCCAGAGATATTGAGGAAAGCAAAGGATGAAATTGACAATCACATAGGCAAAGATCGTTTAGTAGATGAATCAGACATTCCAAATCTTCCTTATCTTCAAAATATTATCCATGAGACACTTAGATTGTACTCTCCAAGTCCATTGTTACTGCCTCATTTTTCTTCAGATGAGGTGAATATTGGAGGATTCACTATTCCACGTGACACTATAGTGTTAATTAATTCATGGGCTATGAGAAGAGATCCTAAAATTTGGGGTGATGATGTTGAGTGTTTTAAGCCTGAAAGGTTTGAGAAAGAAGGGGAAGCAAACAAGTTAATGGCATTTGGATTGGGAAGAAGAGCTTGCCCTGGGTCTGGATTGGCAAATCGTATAATGGGTTTGGCGTTGGGATTATTGGTTCAATGTTTTGAATGGGAACGACTCAATCATGAAGAAATTGATATGAGGGAGGACAAAGGTTTCACCTTTGCAAAGTTAGTTCCATTAGAGGCTATGTGCAAAGCAAGACCAATCAGCAAGAAATTAGTTAAACATGAAATATGA